caatagtcAAAAATActtttagagctgcacaatattgatGATACGGTGATATGACTTGGTGTAATGTCAATTTATTgatttctttattataatttttttaacaatatatttataaagtTTGCATATTATTACAGGTTACACAGTATATTACAATCATGTAAGCAAAGCAAACATTTTACATCCCAATTTCAGCCTttgataataatgttattaatattattaatccattaataataataataacatgaaaatacaataaataaaaataaaataataatacataaagtagtaataatataaaaactattttattgtaAGGACAATTTTTTGGGAAAAGATACTTAAATGAATTAAAGTTTGTTTTCCAAGACCGTAAGGGAGATAATGATATTACCCTACTCACTCAGAGCTTGTTGTAGCAGGTTACCAACACTAAAACATAACGTATTCAATAACATAATGtcaattacatttataaaacgCATAGTTCtggtcttttatttttattggttgACCCTTGTTCCAAGTGATTATAAATTGCTCTAAAAACATACACCCGTAACCTTATTACATCTCTAGCAGCTCTTCATCTGTGTGTCGCCACATTTCTATACATtttgtgtaaatgtttatttatttactgaaataTGAGTGACCCTATTTAGTTTCAACACGATGCATTGTAAGTGGAGAGGCTTTGGAAAAGATGTTTCAGAGATTCTTAATTATTATCTAGCTTTCTGGAATACATTTATTTCACCTTGTATTTCACCTGCAACAACTACTATGTGAAGTCATGTTTGGTCAATAACTTCTGAATATATAATTCTACAATCACCTGATGTGGTTTCCTTGCATTAAAGACCTGTAAATGGCAAATTAACCTGCTACTGCAACTGTTTCAGTATAGtagtaaattaaatatgaaataaatgtggaTAATGTTGTAAGCTAATTGACAGAGcacataactaagcaacataactgTCCATTAATGAGGTATGTGCCAATGCTTGCAAACTCTTCTGTTACGCACTCTAAAgtacagacttttttttacaaaaaaagaaaagtgcaTACTTTTAGGACATAGTATAAGCAGGCGAATTGAGACAAAACAATGGATTGCAAAAGATTTTGTCAGGAATAACTTGTCGACAGGAATAAATATACCTCAGATGTgcattattttgtattaattcaACAGACGAGAATGAATTATTTAGCTTTTGGTAGTtactactagggatgtaacggttcACTGTGAGTCGGTTGAAAATCGATTCAAATATGTGACAATTCAAATCGATGCAAATGTTGAATGAATCGTGATATATTTTTGAACAGAGGTGCAACAGGTGCTACCTGCACATCAGTGGTTAGAAAGAGGTGGGGGAGCAGAGTTAAAAGACAACGATAAAGTCTAAGTGCACCagacaaaaatttgtttcaaataattttgttaaaaaatcctGAGATTAATATCGTGAATCGTGAGATTGGTAAATCGTTACTTCCCTAGTTACCACACTTTCAagatttgtcaggtttttgtcctccaAACAGCTCCTTTGTGTAGTATTAGTTTCTTACACATCCAAAGCGTTCTTTTTGTTTTGATGATATTTTTGACAACTGTAGGttataaaataactgaaataatttAGCGCAGTGAAATGGAACTGTAATACGGTAAAGATATGCCTGTAACTACTTTAGCtgtcttaaaatcttaaaataaccGCAAACATTAGAATGGTTAtcaggcaaaaataaaaaaagttaaaacaataTTCAAACACCCATCCTATTTTGTAAATTTTCAAAACTAAACAACACGGTAGAATGTTTACGAAAGTTAAAATTGCAAATTATAATTGGTGAATTATACCAATTATATGCAACGCCATTATGGATTGCTTACGTAATCGGGTTTTTTAATCTAAATACATAATCCAGATTACACACGATCAGTCACTACCCCGCAGTGCTCACCATATATGAtcaagtctagatgggatacatcCACAGATACTCACATCAAtatagttctttttttttaaatatatattttaaaattgccGTAAGGGCTGGGGTAGgaatagacgttaataaaatataattttacaaataAGTCTtgttaaaattacagtttttaGTTTACTGTTTAGTTTGGGGCTAGAGTGcatgtaataaaatacaattaataggtcATTTAATACAACTAAAGCTACGGTCACCCTACACTTTTCACCCTATagatgaattaccatgtttgtaaacattcaggatgcacgCGCAGaaaggtggcagaaaaaaaatgggagcgctagcatttacagcaagggaatgacaACCAGTGCGGtgcagtttgttgttgtcttaaaaataagttatattgattacatattatttatatatatatatatatatatatatatatatatatatatatatatatatatatatatatatatatatatatatatatatatatatatattatttgcataatgcttttagcgtattataacagcttgtcatcCAGTAATAAGCACATTAATTCGGCAAAATGAACGTTAAAGtaagcggcgttcatctgacaggtctaTTTGCTGTAGCACCCTctcaatgaatattggataagacaaaatatccaagcatccagccccaaacaTACTATCTCATTGAAGCtgcaagtgattttacaagagagaagttaaaggcctacaagtctttgaatgccaacagttttgttctgtgtggtcatgtgcaagaaataatgctccgtGATTACCAGCTTCAAATATTCATAGTGCTAAAAAGGGTTCTGCCTAGacgttctgcctagccaaagacaaggaaaaaagaccGAGCTATACAAGacctgggtaattaatcatcaacaatcgaaacgactgcattctgacagcgaattgcacctgtacggcagggtatgtgaacttacacagaggtaaagttggttttatattcgcacattcagacttttttcttaatattataatttcaaaaaagtattatttgcaaactctaaatagcgaaatcatattagcagtcaatgactatcaaagtacaacattcttcacagtcaaataaacagtgttagtgttgtttttaagttaaacttgaaggttatttcagaccgaatattcaaagtgccatggtcaacaatatagggagtgtgtcacaagttgtcactgaatgaatgtgtgaatataaaaccaagtttaccttaatatcttacactttcacgtttcattctaagcattcagtgtccgcagtttaattaaccatatgtaactgtttttgctgaaatcattgctgcaatcaaaaataagtaatgtgtatgattcagcatagtgtAAACTTGCCTGATATAAAATGAGGACTGCAGAGTCCAGCGTTTTTAATTAGGTCGTCTCTTAATTCAGGTCCCTTTTAActaaagacgtctgcggttggcattaaaagcagtgtggtgtacggtaaaaattacgttttctatttttggactcgaatttggcatcctaccgcacaacatgacatgtttgctattgcaacccgtctttttttgcaaccggtaaCCCATTTGGTGTCATGTGTGAAGTTGGTTGGTAATTTGTCTATAGGCTTttattcatacgcatgtgaatgcaaCATGACCTCTCTGCACAGGTATGtataatatggagcaatcgctctcttttttaatgtctaatcatcctGTTTAATCTTGCCTCTTTTTGCAtcgccatatgacagaatttcacatgctcaaactctaatgtaactgtggtttaatttttgtaaactactggccgcagctgtatctcttctagcaACAACTAGCATACATCACAGAAAAAGTAAACATCAAAATGTCATTAACGGTCATGACTCACCATAGCGATCCAAAGCACGATATGTTCATCAATGTAGCTGTTGAAATACTGGTTAAGGAAGAGCAGTCCAGGACCGATGAAAGCTGTGTCTTGAAGATGAAGCTCACTCTTGGTCATGTGGGCCACCTGTAGAACAAAACGGACCTTGAAATACACCCTGACGCACTGTGGATGGTTCACATCTACCAATGCCAAATGATGAGTCTGACTAGATTTTAGGCTTCAGCATCACTCACCACTAGCTTATTTGAGATCTTGGCGATCACCATGCCAAACGTGAGAACATATAGGCAAGGATGGTGCTCGAAAAGGTGACTGGACGACTTTTTAAAGATGATAAAAGCCAGTGTGAGAATGAGTCCGATGTGGAGACCAGGAGTCAAAACACTGGTGtcctgaagaagaagaagaagaagaagaagaggtaTACCTGTTATTCTACATGGACCACTTTCTTTTTTGCATTGCATTACATTCATTTTTGCAATGGACTGGTCGTATGAAGAACTTGCAAAGCAAGCTATGGCATTAACAAGCGTAAACTTAAAAAACAAGCTGTTTTCCAATCAATTTAGCACTTCAGGCTTTTTATTTTTCAGTCTAATgtgaaaaaaacatccaaaatataCTCAAGTGTTTCTTTTGCCATGCATTATCAATTTGTCCCTATAGATTCAATTACAATCCAATGGAGGACCAGAAGTGCTGGTTAGAAATAAAATGATGAATCAAATTAGCAATCTGATAACTGAagcataaaaatgtatgtaaataaatcacattgaaatggacaaataaatagacttatttaaatgtctaattaaaTTGCTTTAAATGTCACCTAATAAAGCacctaataaatgttttttaaatctatttcaaatatatgaatacatagacaattttatttagttcatgttttaaaacagattaatcaaacagtaaaaatgtataatcattttaaaaagctttttaaaaaggcCCCTGGAAAAGGCTTTTCCCTTTCTTTTTGCCACTCCACCTACAACTGGTGTgtagtgagcgcactggtgccgtttTCCTGTGgcattatccaagtggatgctgcacactggtggtggtgtagagagaccccctcatgattgtgaagcgctttgtgtGTATGGCCacatacattatattacatttacattacacttgattttctttttcttttgccacATGTTTTTGTCAAGTTGAAAATAAagataaagttttaaaaaatgccATTGGACAGTCTACACATGGGAGCCTCAAGTTGAGCTAAACCCTCTCTCACTTGTAAATGAAACGAGCACAAAACAATTACTTTTTTACTGTTTGATTAATTAGCATTATAAACTgtcaataaacaattataaaatacagtaaatgaagttatacaataaaatgtatttatacttttaaaacatttatatttacaagcattgttttattactttattaaattatatttgaaaacacaatttaaataaacatatttatttgtccatttaaattgtggcttatttttatacaattttatgcTTCAATTATTCAATTGATCCTTtgattctttgttttatttctaacTGGCACTCCTGGTCCTCCATGCAATACATTTTAGAGGCAGTTTCTAAAAATAAGATTCTCCTGCACTCTATATACTACGAAGgtatattgaaataaataaacaaactaaaactaaggagatatatttgattttttttacaccTGCCAGTCATGTATGTTGTGGGTTACTGTACTAAGTTACTGTACTTTGCTGCATAAATCTTCTCTTCAGCGGAAATGTTTTATTCTCATCTATATTCTGAACGTTCATATACCATATGCCTAATTGTATATACAATTCTAttcttcaattttttttgtttttgtttatggcTGTTAACACATATTTACTTTCCAAATGATAGAGATGATAAAAACCATAATATGTCACTAACTACAATTTTGAACTTGACTTTCATGTTGTGATTCAATGTTTTCCTTTATGTTTCCAATATGCTttcattgtgtttaatgtattcAGTTTtcatgtgcaagtgtgtgtgtgcaaaattgcTCATATATTTAGTGAATGCATCATGTGCATGTTTAAACATTATCTTAAAACACTTGACAACTTTTTAAGTTACTAAGAGATAGTGATTCCAAAAGCAAACAATCACCAGAGGAAATACAGTATGGTCATAATtgtatatttgaagagttcagatgcaagtGCTATCTAGAGTTTTCTTCCACAATGCGCATTTCTCTCTGCCTCTTATGCTTATGTTCAGTTCTTTCATGTTAAAATTGATGAAAATAACCTACTCTTtatcataaaagtgaaattactgaatcaagacatcggtgtctgagaaaaatgctttttttataagaaaatttCATATGGCACCTAGAgctttttttgcatctgaacttttcattttGAGTTGTTTAACCCTATTCCTCTGCTGTGTCTTGTCTGAAGAAAAGCAACTGCTTTATAGAGTATAGACTTACTGCAACAGTTGAGCCGTTTTTGCCGACGCCACCGTTCATAATAACAAAGAAGTAGTTATAGGTTGAATAGAGGAATCCGCCGATGATACCAAGAATAGGAAAGGTTTGCAAATTCACACCAAGAACTGGCACCTGAAAAAAAGAATGAGGATGGCAATCACTTAATTTGACAATAGCCGTTATTTTGTGTCTCATGAGCATGGGATGCTGGGAAAGGAGCGGGGCTGAAGCTGTGAGCATGCTAAACAAAATGGGCAAGTTAGAAATGTcatctgctttctttttttttttttttttttgcaagatcaTGTCTGTAGGTGGAGACTGATAGCCGTGGTTGCAGCTTTTACTGTACCTATATTTACCTGTTCTTAGACTGTTTGTCCTCAGAGAGGAGGCAGAGAGTAAAAGACAGAAGGTCTGCTTAAAGAACACAGACTTTTTACAGATTTTcttttactaaataaattataCTACAGTCTGCGAAACCCTTTTAAATAAATTACCTGACACCATGTGTACACTGGAAGTGCCAGATTATATGTCCGTTCGTAaatgacattatattatataactgacattatattatatcatattatattgtcttatattatattgttttaatattttattattaataataattatgataaattaTAATGTATCAATTTTTTACCTAAAAGTTTTGTTATTAGTATTTTGAATAAACATGTAAATGGACACAAACTGAAatctacaattattatttttattatcattatattttgaataaacctgtaaataaaactgttaatgaaAAAATGAACATATACAATTTTACATAAACTTAATATAAATGTAGAAATATTGtagtgtattattattgttagtattgtgaataaacatgtaaaaaaataaataacaatataattaaaaaatagaaaagtTAAGcgaataaaaatgagtaaaaataaaCGTTTaacctatattattattattattattataatcagggTTGTTTcagttaaacatattttaaaaaactacTGCAGCTCAAGTGAAGGACTTTGTGATTGGCCACAGTAGACTCTTCCAGTGTAGTCAGGGATTATAATGAGGATGAAGTCATGAACGTTATGAATAAGGCGCAGCAAATCTGTATTGAAAAAACATACCCTCATTTCCCAAAAGCTCACTCCTGTAAATGCTGTCAACAAATACATGATTATAATAGCAATCTGGACCTCTGTCACGTCAACCCTGCAGAAACAGTGACAAAATACAGTAGCATTAAAAAACAACCCATACAGACAGTTCAATAAATTAAGTCAAATATACTGTCAACAGATGCACTCACAGTCCGAAGCGGAGCGTTCCAGACACGTATGTCTGCCAGTGTGCGCAGAAGAACATGAACATGCCCACAAAGCCACAAAAAAACATCCAGTTAGGATACGCGCCGATCCCACAGCATATACACGTTCCCACTGCAACAAATACTACAAGAGCAGTCAAGTTAGAGCGATGGAAATACACATTAGCAGAGGTAAATAAACGAATGGCAAAATCTGGTGCTAATCTGAGTTAAAATTGAGTTAGATTAGTGTGAAATTGAACAGTAAGTGTGCTGCGTGACGTGTCCTCCAAACTGCTTTGTTTTCCCCCCGAGCCAAGTGTATTTTTGTAAGTTGTTGTTAATGGAAGCACCATGCTTTTTAGAACGCCCGCAGCATAGCGAGGCGCTAAATGTCTGATTTACGCCAATCGcttagcttttctttttttttttttacattttcataaattGCAAAATCTggtgtttaaaaacattattgtgaacagtaagtgtgtgtgtgtccaccaaacagtgtatttttttttagttattgtcAGTCTCAAATACAGTAGGGCTGTTGTGCTAGATGACTTGATATTTCCCACCTTGTATCACCGTGTAATTTTTGTGTGTTAAACGCATCAGTTAAGTGTAGTCTATGTTTTACAATTGACATTTATGTGAAATGCCTGGTGGTTTAACTCCCAAAATCACTTTCAATTGTTTTTGAACTACTCCGTTTGTCCACAAGGTGTCAGTACTGAAAATAAAACAGGTGGCAAAAGAACTATAATACTACTGAAGACCAAACATCAACAAGTGCATGTGATTGAAATATACCCACAATTCTATATTAAAAGATGTAATATGATTGGAAATTCAGAAATAAAACGGCAGACACTGGACAAGGATAAACCTTCCTACTTTGGGCTTAAATATAAGCAATAGTAATGCCgatgttaatattaaaaacacttaataatacgTGCCAAATCTAATTAATGAAAGACCATTTGGCAGTTTTTACCTGTAGAAACTGCATCACAGCCATGGTCAAAGAGCTCTCCTAGAGCTGAGCTGCTATTGGTCCGTCTGGCCTGTTTTCCATCAATGGCATCCAGTGATTGGTAGATGAAGAGGCCTAAGGCGCTGAGAAAGAAAGCCCAACCTGGAACCTAAAAATGGTAGATCTGAATGAAAACTGGTACACAGACATTGATCAAGTGTAACTTCTtgttgttaagtgtgatgtcacgcgaagcggcctccgggtccaagcactctattcaactgaatggggagactcatgaaatggtaataataaacgtttacaaagcgatttaatgctttcgaaaatcacgatcgcagtatatatgtccatgcctaatatctgatggccagaaagtgattaattttttataaattgttacatttttggtatttgttatgcagcaaacccagagattgttgtgtacactatgattttatataaaattaactttaatgtgtgataggaataaaaagtgattatgaacgaatgatttctccactcaaatgaatggcggcttggacccggaaacagtatacatacatcacaaacatgtcaccacttaacaagcagataaacCAGATGTTTCTACTGACTTATTATTGTGATGAATTTCAGtctgaaacagaatattgtaATGAGATGTTGGTGGCCATATTAATATTGGCAGATAAGTGTTTTTATGTTATCTGTATCACTCCAATAAGAAAATGAAGTGTCtgatatataatacattttctcACATGATctgtatttttgtgcattttaagGTTTGTATTATGGCAGTTTggttgtgtgtgagaaagagagaggtgaGGAAAAGAGGATTTAAGATCtagaatatttaaaacatttttaaaataatacttcaAGAAGTTATAATTGGTAGTCATTGGTTATGTAATCAACCTCAGAAAAATACATAtcaataattttatttcttgGTCTATATATAGGCTTCGACATATAAAGAATTATCGGTTTCTGCCAAACTGGCATTCCAGCTAAGCAAAACTACTTTTTTGTGTCTGTGAATTAACCTGGACAGTTGAACTTTTCACACCTAACAAAGTCAATCATGCCAATTTTTAACTGATAATTACTTTAATTACTAACAATAATGAAGATCCAGTTCTACTTGTTTGACTACACAAAGGCATTTTTTCCAGATCACGAATCGTTCAATTCGTATTTTCAGAGACaccacttaaagggatgattcactaAAATATGAAACTTTACTCACCcattaagtggttccaaaccctagtgttttttcttcaattaaacataaaaaaaaaaaaatttttaaggaagctaaaaacctgtaaacattgacttctttGCCTCAtgtccactgagtggtacagtacaatacggtacggttcggtaggGTACGGCTATTCTTTATCAGGCTTGTTTCACCACTGATAAAGGGTAACATTAGTACTTGCTTAAAGTGTACACATCGTGAACTAAAACTTCTGGGTGAGGCTACAGAGCACTGTGCACCAGAACACCCTGACACCGAAACAGTTTCTTACTTCAGGCAATCCATCCCATGAACACTTGATGATAATAATTGCAGAACCAACATAACTACTTGCTATACACCTTTATACACTTTATTTAACAgcacactttacatgccaatttgcacataacagctgcacatataacgttgtaaataataatatagctAGCTGCACATACAGCTTtcattttgtatatttgcattcactactatttttaaaatatacttatctgttttttgtcctgtctctgtaattctatTGCACTGTTGAAGCtatgtcacgaaaacaaattgctggtatgtgtgaacatacctggcaataaaagTCTTTCTGATTCTGAAATGCCTTATATACATAACTTATGTATAAGTAAATGTTAATTACTAGCCTTTCTATGAACAGAATTTGATTATAGCTGCAGATTAATAACAATTCGAAATGGCCTACTGTGACGTCTGCgaaatgttaccaattacaattaaaaaatgcgCAAAACATAAATCTACCTTATTTGGTTTCATAAATGATACGAAACATACAGTCAGTACATACCTCTCATTTttattcttcaccagcacatgtaacgttaacatcttgttaaaaagtaattccgtcattctgagttcataatagtctaaaAGGCGATGATAATAATTGAACATGGCAGTTTGATTATGTATtgggttgctgaaagaatcatttgctcctttgttttttcaggcttctcctttgtttttccgCACTTCACTCTCGCTGTGAGAATCCGTACTTCAGTAATCGCATCCATGTATCATGAgctcaagttcgttatttcaaatatacaCTGGCAGAGAGCGCACGCAACCACTCGCACTTTTACATGGCCTCGttaacaacaacaggacacaagGCAGATACtgttcttcttcttggctttctGCTGTTCATCAAAACGAggtcaaggtttgtttgagcttagGGCGACCATGGcttatgtgtatatattattacggatTAATTCCTCAGCAGTGTATTTAAAAGTGGCGCTTCCTTtgtttcattctcctggcttgtgcatgCCATAGtgacatttctctgtaaaccaatagtgttcagctgcgcaTCTGGCTCCGCCTTTTAGTACCTTTTTGTTGTGCTACGTACCCTTTGGAAAGGGTGACAAAAAATGGTATGTTATGATTTGCTTTTTAgtatttgacagtggaaacgggcaTAAAAGTGTACTGACCCACACCGTAATGtactactcagtggaaacgggcaaCTATAGTAGCAAATTtaagttacaggtttccagctttcttcaaaatatcttcttttgtgttcaacagggggAAAAAAGTCATAgcagtttgaaacaagtaaagagtgagtaaacagtgacagaagttttatttttgggtgaactattactttaagTTTTCAAGTTTCTTGTGCCAGGAAAGAATATTATCAATTTTAACTTAAACTGTAGATATAGGAAGCTTGTGTTTTTTAATCATGATTCAAAAACATGGCCACAAAAGAGCTGCTGTTTGCTTTAATAGATACCATTATGATTGCTAGagtattttgactgttttaaaagtaatcttcagtcatacaaaagattCAAAGGTAACTAAGCCGATTGAGAATAATCAAATCATATAGAAGGAAAGGAGAATGTACTGTAGCTACAAATGTAAAATGACTCAATTCCTAAGAGAAGACTGGCGTAACTGTCTGGCCTAGATTGTTGCCTCCTTGGCTTTAACTCTCAGTTTCTCAGCCTAGtttctcattttattatttatataactctaaaacaataaaatcggatttttaatttaagattatattaactgaaatatattagGTATAATagtatattaactgaaatatagtaGGTAAACAAATGCAATAATAAAGAACGCAAAATACTATATGAAGACATTGTGAAACACTTTATAATGGCTCTTAATCATGACAAAACCCTCATGAAAAGAGAAACTTTCATATCAAGGACAActttactgtgtgtgtttgtgtctgataTGGGCAAAAGTCCATGTGGCCTAGTGGGTCGATTTCCCAGAGAGTGAGAGACTACTTACAGACCATCTGCTTTCATTGCACATTCACAAAACTGAACAAATCCCATGTGtacatgtgcgtgcgtgtgtgtgtgtgtgtgtgtgtgtgtgtgtgtgtgtgtgtgtgtgtgtgtgtgagagagagagagagagagagtgttatcGCAACTCTTGAAGgccttaaatgtttaaaatgactctCGCTGTTGAGTCTGTCACTATGAGTGTGTTTTCTAAATCTGTCAGGTTGTTTTTAGGACAGAACCTGATTTCAGGTCTATGCAGAGACATTACATGATTGATGATGTACAGtatatttaatatactgtatattagggGTATCAATCGAGATGTATTCGGTAttgattagggctgcacagtatatgGTTTTAGCACCGAAATCACAATATTCACATTGC
The Danio rerio strain Tuebingen ecotype United States chromosome 4, GRCz12tu, whole genome shotgun sequence genome window above contains:
- the chpt1 gene encoding cholinephosphotransferase 1, with product MPQCECPEPLSAVQLKRLEEHKYSAAGRSLFEPPCQIYWNWLVQQIPTWVAPNTLTTIGLVINVITTVILVYYSPTATEEVPGWAFFLSALGLFIYQSLDAIDGKQARRTNSSSALGELFDHGCDAVSTVFVAVGTCICCGIGAYPNWMFFCGFVGMFMFFCAHWQTYVSGTLRFGLVDVTEVQIAIIIMYLLTAFTGVSFWEMRVPVLGVNLQTFPILGIIGGFLYSTYNYFFVIMNGGVGKNGSTVADTSVLTPGLHIGLILTLAFIIFKKSSSHLFEHHPCLYVLTFGMVIAKISNKLVVAHMTKSELHLQDTAFIGPGLLFLNQYFNSYIDEHIVLWIAMVLSLVDLVRYCTAVCLQIASHLRIRVFSISPQGHAHKD